The window GTAAACCATCCTGACACCACCACGCTCATCACCGGCCTGATCAATGACTTGACCTACTACTTCAGGGTCGCGGCGGTGGATGAAGCCGGGAACAAAAGCCTGTTTTCCAATGAAGCCAGTGCTACGCCTTTCAACAGCCATCTAGGCGACTTTGCTCTACTAACCCCCGCCGCTGATTCGGTCATCGTGCGCGAAGGAGTCGCTATCTGGGACTCCGTGACCTTCAGCTGGGAAGCGGCGGAAGACCCGGACGGCGATTCCCTGTACTATCGCTTTGAGCCGGCAGGCCAACATTCCTGGCTGTTTCCGGCGATGGACACGAATGCGACAACAATTTCCCTTATTCCACAAATCGATGTAGTGGCAAACGGCGCAGCCCACGACACCCTCTTCCTGAATTGGAACGTGGCCGCGATTGATGGGAAGGACACAACTTGGTCCAGCAACGGTCCTCGAGCACTAAAATTCGCTTTCTACTATCCGCCCTCAGCAACTGTCGCAAATAATGGCCTACCTACCGCCTTCGCACTCCATCCAGCCTATCCCAACCCTTTCAATCCCAGTGCCACTATCCGTTTCGACTTGCCGGGGGCCGCCGATGTACAACTGGTGATCTACGATATTTTGGGCCGAGAAGTTGTGCGCCTGATGGACCATCGCCTTGAAGCGGGAGATCATCACGTTATATGGGATAGCAAAGCCGCTACTGGCCAAGACGTTCCTTCGGGTATCTACATCGCCCGACTGGTGACAGCAGAGTACAGCAAGTCCATCAAGATGGTACTGCTGAAGTAGTGTACGACTGGAGATCTGCTAGATATAACGAAGCCCCGAAATTTCCGGGGCTTTCCTTTCTGATGGCTCGGGGCGTGATGTCTCGTATGAGAAATCTGAATTGAGTAAAGATTTGTAGCGAACAGTTGCTTCCGGAGGCGAATGTAACTATATTTCGATGATTAACGAAATGTACTGATTGCCAGATGAGCACTATCAGAGATGTGGCCCAGATATGCAAGGCCCTCGCCGAGCATCATCGCCTCCGCATCCTGAAAATGCTGGAGCTCCAACCCCTCTGCGTATGTGAGATCACCGCAGTGCTGCAATTGGCCACTTCCACGGTCTCGAAGCATCTGTCCATCCTCCGCGATGCCGGCCTCATTATCGACCAGAAAGACGGCAAGTGGGTGAACTATTGCCTGAACGACTTATCAGATCTCCCTCAGATCAAGCCGCTGCTCAGCTCCATCTCTAGCGGATTGGTTGACGATAGAATTATCCAACAGGATGCCGAAAATGTAAAATCTGTTGACCGATATGAGATCTGTAACGTTTAACAAAATTTTTTATCCTGATTATTTAGCCATCCAACGAAATGTTACGGGATTAAGATAGTCCGTGGACTGGAAAAACGAAACCAAGCCTTTCCTCTGGATCCTGGGATTTTTCCTCCTGGCCTATTTCATGCCTCTGAAAGATGGTCAGTTCTCCCGGGCGGTCTTTGAGGCCTTGGCTCTGGTGCAGTGGTACGCGCGGGAACATGTGCTGCTCTGCCTGGTGCCGGCCTTTTTTATTGCGGGAGTCATCGCGGTCTTTGTCAGCCAGGCAGCAGTTGTTAAGTACTTCGGCGCAGCAGCAAAGAAATGGTTGTCTTATTCGATCGCAGCAGTTTCCGGCACCGTCCTTGCCGTATGCTCCTGTACGGTCCTGCCGCTTTTTTCCGGCATCTACAAGCGCGGTGCCGGCTTGGGCCCCGCCGTTGCTTTTCTCTACTCCGGACCAGCCATCAATATCCTGGCCATTATTCTGACGGCGCGCATCCTGGGATTTGAACTGGGATTAGCCCGCGTCGTGGGCGCCGTTGTCTTCAGCGTCGTGATCGGCCTGCTCATGCACCTGATCTATCGGCGTGAAGACCAAACCCGGACTGCCATGGATCTCACCGTCCCTGAACAGGACGCCGGTCGTCCATTATGGCAGACCGCCTTTCATTTCTTCGTCCTGGTGGCGCTGCTGGTAGCTGCAACCTGGGGACGGCCGGAGAACACCAGCGGATTCTGGTACGCTGTTTTCACCCGGAAGTGGTTGCTCACCGGCCTGCTCGGACTGCTCCTGGCTTTTTCCCTGTATTCCATGCTGAAAATCAGGCTTATACCCCTGCTCACGGCCATCGTACTGGTGGGGGCTCTGGCACTTATCTTTCCAGGGCAACCGCTGCTCCCCTTCGTGGGCAGCGTTATCGGCCTGGGACTGCTCCTTACCATCACTCCAGGTGAACCACAGGAATGGCT of the Candidatus Neomarinimicrobiota bacterium genome contains:
- a CDS encoding ArsR/SmtB family transcription factor, whose amino-acid sequence is MSTIRDVAQICKALAEHHRLRILKMLELQPLCVCEITAVLQLATSTVSKHLSILRDAGLIIDQKDGKWVNYCLNDLSDLPQIKPLLSSISSGLVDDRIIQQDAENVKSVDRYEICNV
- a CDS encoding T9SS type A sorting domain-containing protein — its product is VNHPDTTTLITGLINDLTYYFRVAAVDEAGNKSLFSNEASATPFNSHLGDFALLTPAADSVIVREGVAIWDSVTFSWEAAEDPDGDSLYYRFEPAGQHSWLFPAMDTNATTISLIPQIDVVANGAAHDTLFLNWNVAAIDGKDTTWSSNGPRALKFAFYYPPSATVANNGLPTAFALHPAYPNPFNPSATIRFDLPGAADVQLVIYDILGREVVRLMDHRLEAGDHHVIWDSKAATGQDVPSGIYIARLVTAEYSKSIKMVLLK
- a CDS encoding permease, encoding MDWKNETKPFLWILGFFLLAYFMPLKDGQFSRAVFEALALVQWYAREHVLLCLVPAFFIAGVIAVFVSQAAVVKYFGAAAKKWLSYSIAAVSGTVLAVCSCTVLPLFSGIYKRGAGLGPAVAFLYSGPAINILAIILTARILGFELGLARVVGAVVFSVVIGLLMHLIYRREDQTRTAMDLTVPEQDAGRPLWQTAFHFFVLVALLVAATWGRPENTSGFWYAVFTRKWLLTGLLGLLLAFSLYSMLKIRLIPLLTAIVLVGALALIFPGQPLLPFVGSVIGLGLLLTITPGEPQEWLASSWGFARQIMPLLAAGVLVAGFLLGSPEGGGGVIPGQWISGLVGGNSVFANLFASVVGAFMYFATLTEIPILQGLIANGMGQGPALALLLAGPALSLPNMLVIRSVIGTRKTLTFVALVIVMATISGLVYGTAFSQV